A window of Garra rufa chromosome 6, GarRuf1.0, whole genome shotgun sequence genomic DNA:
atcttaaatacttgtgtattacaaattgtatttttaaaaactaatgTCAACATGAATCTGAGCCTCATTTTCATGGACGACACTATAAAAATGaagacagaaatcttgctgatcattatgttggcttggagaagccaacatattgttatcctatttaaacttattattattatttttttttttctgagaccAAAATTTtctgaacgctactcctcctacgGCTTTAAGGCTACATGCTCCAAACTCGGTGGAGCCCTGGGCCCTGATCAGGACATTTATGCTACATCTTTTTAGACTGAtaagacttacagttgatttttttatttatttttttacatgaaaaattcctgtaggatttcaatgggctgagaaaaaatgcgccctctagagGAGTAATTCCACTCCACTCAACAgtagatcgctgagctctgacctactttcactttgacttcggtggaaaatgcaaataaataacgcctttaaaattaaaatattccagcgatttaattgtaaatacccattagaacacatcaagagctaaattcagctgTGAGCTTtatgtaaaagttaaaccgctgtctttagagagttacagatgagcttcacacctccgtctgagaattatacatgactgaacgtcttttaaaggcatttaaataaaaacactccagcgattcaaccatagactgtaaaaaagatggacaacgcgtctccgcttctttccactatagaaaagtgaagccaaaacagctcaatatggccgctaccatcttgggggaaatgacgtcatttggagccagagcatgcgcagtagaggttcgtttggagccagagcatgcgcagtagtgtcgtgagccGGAGCagcggtgtcaaagtcccgcccaaagtCCCGCAGatccaatcgcacgatcacaatcatgacaccacactccgtttttatagcatcaaataactacttaaaagcaaacttattagaaaaacgaacacctgaacatgaatcagcattataataatacctcacacgatggaaatcatctttggaaaaaaaattatttgaagtgtaattcgattatttagtttggctcacatcccattagattacatggagagggcggggtttatgacctatactgcagccagccaccggggggcgatcgaaaactttcggcttcacttttcaggacacccaCGGCACGCTtggattcaacacaataaatatagaagaatattgcattgagtgcaaatgagctttttcaaaggtttaaatAACGAACATGACATGCACGGCTGCATATCCGCCtgtgtcaacaaagacatcatttgcgcgtcttttaaaggtatttaaataaaaacactccagcgattgtacacaacaaatatagaagaatattttaaagagctacattgggtgcaaatgagctgtttcaaaggtttcactaacgaacatgtaggCTACGGCTACATATCCGTCTGTGtaaacaaagacatcatttgcacgtcttttaaaggtatttaaatacaaacactccagcgatttaacacaataatagtagagtaatatattacaccggttaaatgcttgcttatttctgcttttcggctcaaccgcaacgcgtcgtggctttgaagcacgCGCTCCACAGCCTCTATgacaagccgttttaacctaaaatatactacgCATTACTtgtcgtaatagcatttttactactAACAATTCAATTAgcgagctctaagtgttctgggctggcccttttgccccaaggctgcccggtttggctctccaagccaacatttaaagtttgtcatcgaactttagcttctagttactTGCTGTACAATTACTAGCACTACCTCATTGGGGTTTCAGTTCAATGAAGAAAATTGACTTGACTGGAGAAGCCACATCTCAATGGATTCACTCCACCAACTCTTATCAGTCAGCATTGAAGGGCCTGAGTTGGACCGTTTCAATGGCCAGAAGGTAGTTGAAAGGTGGCACTCTCAGACAGAAAGGGCTCTGAGAGTATCgctctagaacagagacaatatttgtgatcttctgatcaagaccaggaacataataccgtgatattataccgtcaccattcaaaagatgaaaaataccgtgatattaattttaggtcatatcgcccacccctagtgtcgagtcttcttagtgttgtaaaaatatcgattttgatacgCTCAAAaatatgcccctagttctcccattcaccggccactgaccacaaaacgaaatcacggtcaatcacaaaaacggctcgtttgtcgtaattatgcttttagatataagtttgtctcgtttacagtaaaaaaaaaaaacagcccaggttgcattttggcaacagttatcctttaagtgttGGGCATGAAGCATTGATTAGTGTCCTGCTTGTAGGTCAGAGTGGAGCTGGTAATAACTGGGCGAAGGGTCACTACACAGAGGGTGCCGAACTGGTGGATTCGGTGATGGATGTGGTCCGCAAGGAAGCCGAGGGCTGCGACTGTCTGCAAGGCTTCCAGCTCACGCATTCGCTGGGAGGAGGAACCGGTTCCGGCATGGGAACGCTGCTGATTAGCAAGATCCGCGAGGAGTATCCCGACCGCATCATGAACACCTTCAGCGTGGTGCCGTCTCCCAAAGTGTCAGACACGGTGGTGGAGCCCTACAACGCCACTTTGTCTGTTCATCAGCTGGTGGAGAACACGGATGAGACGTACTGCATCGATAACGAGGCCCTGTACGACATCTGCTTCCGCACTCTCAAACTCACCACGCCCACATACGGCGACCTCAACCACCTGGTCTCAGCCACCATGAGCGGCGTCACCACCTGCCTGAGGTTCCCCGGACAGCTGAACGCTGATCTCCGCAAACTGGCGGTCAACATGGTGCCCTTCCCGCGTCTGCACTTCTTCATGCCCGGCTTCGCTCCTCTCACCAGCAGGGGGAGCCAGCAGTACCGCATGCTCTCCGTCCCAGAGCTTACCCAGCAGATGTTCGACGCTAAGAACATGATGGCCGCATGCGACCCGCGCCATGGCCGCTACCTGACCGTGGCTGCCATTTTCCGTGGCCGAATGTCGATGAAGGAGGTGGATGAGCAGATGCTGAACATCCAGAACAAGAACAGCAGCTACTTTGTGGAGTGGATTCCCAACAATGTCAAGACCGCCGTCTGCGACATTCCACCTCGTGGTCTGAAAATGTCTGCAACGTTCATCGGTAACAGCACTGCCATCCAAGAGCTGTTTAAACGCATTTCAGAGCAGTTCACCGCCATGTTCCGCCGCAAGGCCTTTCTGCACTGGTACACTGGAGAGGGCATGGACGAGATGGAGTTCACCGAGGCTGAGAGCAACATGAATGACCTGGTGTCCGAGTACCAACAGTACCAGGACGCCACCGCGGAAGAAGGGGAATTCGAGGAGGAGGGCGAAGAGGAGGCTGCCTGATCGCTGACTCTTCCACTTTAGCTTCATCCATTTTGTTTCATATTTCACATCATCTCAGCTTCCTCTCAGTCCGGTCCTGTTAAGCAGAGAAAGTCCATTCAAACCCTTGTGTATTTCTAATTTTAGCGTTTTCCATCATGGATTCACTGCATAAAGATATCACAAAACTGAAAAAAGTTGTGCTGTGTGACTTTAAGAACAAATGTTCTTGAAATAAATTTAACCCTACATCagtat
This region includes:
- the LOC141336577 gene encoding tubulin beta-4B chain-like; this encodes MREIVHLQAGQCGNQIGAKFWEVISDEHGIDPTGSYHGDSDLQLDRISVYYNEASGGKYVPRAILVDLEPGTMDSVRSGPFGQIFRPDNFVFGQSGAGNNWAKGHYTEGAELVDSVMDVVRKEAEGCDCLQGFQLTHSLGGGTGSGMGTLLISKIREEYPDRIMNTFSVVPSPKVSDTVVEPYNATLSVHQLVENTDETYCIDNEALYDICFRTLKLTTPTYGDLNHLVSATMSGVTTCLRFPGQLNADLRKLAVNMVPFPRLHFFMPGFAPLTSRGSQQYRMLSVPELTQQMFDAKNMMAACDPRHGRYLTVAAIFRGRMSMKEVDEQMLNIQNKNSSYFVEWIPNNVKTAVCDIPPRGLKMSATFIGNSTAIQELFKRISEQFTAMFRRKAFLHWYTGEGMDEMEFTEAESNMNDLVSEYQQYQDATAEEGEFEEEGEEEAA